A section of the Sphaerobacter thermophilus DSM 20745 genome encodes:
- the paaD gene encoding 1,2-phenylacetyl-CoA epoxidase subunit PaaD, producing MGASTITEAEIWEALREVPDPEIPTINVVDLGIIRRVTVGDPIRVEMMPTFTGCPAIDMMRQDIEARLSAFGPVEVVVVYDEAWTSDRITAAGREMLRAADLAPPPHGAIRLTPVPVTPVACPYCGSTDTQIENLFGPTPCRSIFYCRACRQPFEQFKAV from the coding sequence ATGGGCGCGAGCACGATCACGGAAGCGGAGATATGGGAGGCGCTACGCGAGGTGCCCGACCCCGAGATCCCCACGATCAATGTCGTCGATCTGGGGATCATTAGGCGGGTGACGGTCGGTGACCCGATCCGAGTCGAGATGATGCCGACCTTCACCGGCTGCCCCGCGATCGACATGATGCGCCAGGACATCGAAGCGCGCCTCAGCGCCTTCGGGCCGGTCGAGGTCGTCGTGGTCTACGACGAGGCATGGACCAGCGATCGAATCACCGCCGCCGGTCGGGAAATGCTCCGGGCGGCCGACCTCGCGCCGCCGCCCCATGGCGCCATCCGGCTGACGCCGGTCCCGGTCACCCCGGTTGCCTGCCCCTACTGCGGCTCAACCGACACTCAGATCGAAAACCTCTTCGGCCCGACCCCCTGCCGCTCGATCTTCTACTGCCGCGCCTGCCGCCAGCCGTTCGAGCAGTTCAAGGCGGTGTAG
- the paaA gene encoding 1,2-phenylacetyl-CoA epoxidase subunit PaaA: MTDEQRVEEFKRAVQSGRKVEAGDWMPDEYRQRLIRFIEMHANSEIMGALPERDWILRAPTLQRKLAVTAKIQDEVGHAQLLYRLVEDLGKPREQIFADLISGKSKFHNVFHYPTRSWGDVGIIAWLVDAAAVISQSALLKSSYAPYARTMRRICWEEAFHLKHGEDIVLTAMMGTAKQRTMMQEALERWWEPLMMFYGPPTPPEQDKDLAWAIKSRPNEDLRQDFLTKYVPRIREIGLRIPDPKLRFDESTGRWVYSEIDWDKLVAVARGNGPASQQRLGFRRLSYEETAWVREAITGGAELVA, from the coding sequence ATGACCGACGAGCAGCGGGTCGAGGAATTCAAGCGAGCGGTTCAGTCTGGTCGCAAGGTCGAGGCGGGCGACTGGATGCCCGACGAGTACCGCCAGCGGCTGATCCGCTTCATCGAGATGCACGCTAACTCCGAGATCATGGGCGCGCTGCCGGAGCGCGACTGGATCCTCCGCGCGCCGACGCTCCAGCGCAAGCTCGCCGTGACCGCGAAGATCCAGGACGAGGTGGGCCACGCCCAGTTGCTCTACCGGCTGGTGGAGGACCTGGGGAAGCCGCGCGAGCAGATCTTCGCCGACCTCATCTCCGGCAAGAGCAAGTTCCACAACGTGTTCCACTACCCGACTCGCTCCTGGGGGGATGTCGGCATTATCGCCTGGCTGGTCGACGCCGCCGCGGTCATCAGCCAGTCGGCGCTGCTCAAGAGCAGCTACGCCCCCTATGCCCGCACCATGCGCCGCATCTGCTGGGAGGAGGCGTTCCACCTCAAGCACGGTGAGGACATCGTGCTCACGGCCATGATGGGCACCGCCAAGCAGCGGACGATGATGCAGGAAGCGCTCGAGCGGTGGTGGGAACCGCTGATGATGTTCTACGGCCCGCCGACACCGCCCGAGCAGGACAAGGACCTCGCCTGGGCGATCAAGTCGCGTCCAAACGAGGACCTGCGACAAGACTTTCTGACCAAGTACGTGCCTCGCATCCGGGAGATCGGGCTCCGCATCCCCGACCCGAAGCTGCGCTTCGACGAGTCGACCGGGCGCTGGGTCTACAGCGAGATCGATTGGGACAAGCTGGTCGCGGTGGCGCGGGGCAATGGCCCTGCGTCGCAGCAGCGCCTCGGCTTCCGGCGACTCTCCTACGAGGAGACCGCCTGGGTCCGCGAGGCGATCACCGGCGGCGCGGAGTTGGTGGCGTAG
- a CDS encoding alpha/beta fold hydrolase, protein MAKGESGPEMTVDGESFDDRLAPGAADEFAARGQWVIADGLRLFLLDEGTGFPVLLLHGVPTSSFLWRDVVPVVARTNRALAPDLPGFGYSDKPRGRSYAVPAQADAVAALLDRLGIDRCALVGHDLGALVAADLIAREPERYTHLVVTNTSLRVTGWHGASPLTLLRLPLVGECAMALARRWMLGLAMRPYLARTSRLTPEALDHYWWPFAHGFKSVLLSMVRERIGSPDDFARWRAALAAYPGAALIVWGLRDPTFGRGELDDVRSLLPRATVQAFPNANHFIPEDRPLALGRLIALFVAGEPIPNALPEG, encoded by the coding sequence GTGGCGAAGGGTGAGAGCGGACCGGAGATGACCGTCGACGGTGAGAGCTTCGATGACCGGCTCGCGCCCGGCGCGGCGGATGAATTCGCCGCGCGGGGACAGTGGGTCATCGCTGACGGACTCCGTCTCTTCCTCCTCGATGAGGGGACCGGCTTCCCGGTCCTCCTGCTGCACGGCGTGCCGACCTCCTCGTTCCTCTGGCGTGACGTCGTGCCGGTGGTCGCGCGGACCAACCGGGCGCTGGCGCCGGACCTGCCCGGATTCGGCTACTCAGACAAACCCCGCGGCCGCTCGTACGCGGTTCCTGCTCAGGCCGACGCCGTGGCCGCGCTCCTCGACCGACTGGGCATAGACCGCTGCGCGCTCGTCGGGCACGACCTCGGGGCACTGGTCGCGGCCGACCTTATCGCACGGGAGCCGGAGCGCTACACGCACCTGGTGGTGACGAATACCAGCCTGCGGGTCACGGGCTGGCACGGAGCCTCGCCGCTGACGCTGCTGCGCCTCCCGCTAGTGGGTGAGTGTGCGATGGCGCTGGCGCGGCGGTGGATGCTCGGGCTGGCGATGCGCCCCTATCTCGCCCGGACCAGCCGGCTCACCCCCGAGGCGCTCGACCACTACTGGTGGCCGTTCGCCCACGGCTTCAAGTCGGTCCTGCTGTCGATGGTACGCGAGAGGATCGGTTCACCGGACGACTTCGCCCGCTGGCGGGCGGCGCTAGCTGCCTACCCCGGGGCGGCCCTGATCGTCTGGGGCCTGCGCGACCCGACCTTCGGCCGCGGCGAACTGGACGACGTACGTTCGCTCCTGCCGAGGGCGACGGTGCAGGCGTTCCCCAACGCCAACCACTTCATCCCCGAAGACCGCCCGCTCGCGCTCGGCCGCCTGATCGCGCTCTTCGTTGCCGGGGAGCCGATCCCAAATGCACTGCCGGAGGGGTGA
- a CDS encoding flavin reductase family protein codes for MVDPDLFRDVLARFVSGVVVVTTANPDGYHGMTVSSFCSVSLDPPLVLACINRETQGHDKLERAPAFAVNILARDQSFLADQFSGRAPLADPTFARVPHRVGALGTPLIEGCVGWIECRPWARYPGGDHTIVVGQVEHVALGEADDPLVYFDRAFTELAWG; via the coding sequence ATGGTCGATCCAGACCTGTTTCGCGATGTCCTGGCCCGCTTCGTGAGCGGCGTGGTGGTCGTGACCACCGCCAACCCGGACGGTTACCACGGCATGACTGTGTCCTCGTTCTGCTCCGTCTCGCTCGATCCGCCGCTCGTCCTGGCCTGCATCAACCGGGAGACGCAGGGCCACGACAAGCTGGAGCGCGCGCCGGCCTTCGCCGTCAACATCCTCGCCCGCGACCAGTCATTCCTGGCCGATCAGTTTTCCGGACGCGCGCCGCTGGCCGACCCGACGTTCGCACGGGTTCCACACCGCGTCGGCGCGCTCGGCACCCCGCTGATCGAGGGCTGCGTCGGTTGGATCGAGTGCCGCCCGTGGGCGCGCTACCCGGGTGGTGACCATACCATCGTGGTCGGGCAGGTGGAGCATGTCGCCCTCGGCGAGGCCGACGACCCGCTGGTCTACTTCGACCGCGCCTTCACCGAGCTGGCCTGGGGGTAA
- a CDS encoding thiolase family protein, whose amino-acid sequence MNEAWIVAAVRTPVGKHGRALAGVRPDDLAAVALRALMERAGVPPGEVEDVYMGCANQAGEDNRNVARMSLLLAGFPEHVGGCTVNRLCGSGLQAIADAARAVMLGEGHVYIGGGVESMSRAPLAMPKPERAYQSGNVTAYDTTLGWRFVNPKMKAMGHTESMGETAENLAEEYRIPRELQDRFALRSHQKAIAAIEAGKFRNEIVPVEVKDGVVAQDEGPRPDTSLEKLAALRPVFREGGTVTAGNSSQINDGAAAVLVVSDEYARAHGLRPLAKVRSVAIAGVPPRIMGIGPVPATAKALERAGISFNDLGLIELNEAFAAQSLAVLHEWHMDPEDPRLNPNGGAIALGHPLGCSGARIMTTLLHEMQRQPDVAFGLATMCIGVGQGIAMVVERVA is encoded by the coding sequence GTGAACGAGGCATGGATCGTCGCGGCGGTGCGCACGCCGGTCGGCAAGCACGGGCGAGCGCTCGCGGGCGTCCGGCCGGACGACCTCGCGGCGGTGGCACTGCGGGCCTTGATGGAGCGGGCGGGCGTGCCACCTGGTGAGGTCGAGGACGTCTACATGGGCTGCGCCAACCAGGCAGGCGAGGACAACCGCAACGTCGCGCGCATGAGCCTGCTCCTGGCCGGCTTCCCCGAGCATGTTGGCGGCTGCACGGTGAACCGGCTGTGCGGTTCGGGCCTGCAGGCGATCGCCGACGCGGCGCGTGCCGTCATGCTCGGCGAGGGCCACGTCTATATCGGCGGTGGGGTCGAGTCGATGAGCCGCGCCCCGCTGGCGATGCCCAAGCCTGAGCGCGCCTACCAGTCGGGCAACGTCACGGCCTACGACACGACACTCGGCTGGCGCTTCGTCAACCCCAAGATGAAGGCGATGGGCCACACCGAATCGATGGGGGAGACGGCCGAGAACCTGGCCGAGGAGTACCGGATCCCCCGCGAGCTGCAGGATCGATTTGCGCTGCGGAGCCACCAGAAGGCGATCGCCGCGATCGAGGCGGGAAAGTTCCGTAACGAGATCGTGCCCGTCGAGGTCAAGGACGGTGTGGTCGCGCAGGACGAGGGGCCGCGCCCCGACACCTCCCTGGAGAAGCTGGCAGCGCTGCGCCCGGTGTTCCGCGAGGGCGGCACGGTAACCGCCGGCAACTCCAGCCAGATCAACGACGGTGCGGCGGCCGTGCTGGTCGTCTCCGACGAGTACGCCCGGGCGCACGGCCTGCGGCCGCTGGCGAAGGTCCGGAGCGTGGCGATCGCCGGGGTGCCGCCGCGCATCATGGGTATCGGTCCGGTGCCCGCCACCGCCAAGGCGCTGGAGCGGGCCGGGATCAGCTTCAATGACCTCGGCCTGATCGAGTTGAACGAGGCGTTCGCGGCGCAGTCGCTGGCGGTGCTGCACGAGTGGCACATGGACCCGGAGGATCCGCGCCTCAACCCGAACGGCGGGGCGATCGCCCTGGGCCACCCGCTGGGCTGCTCCGGCGCGCGGATCATGACGACACTGCTGCACGAGATGCAGCGGCAGCCGGATGTCGCCTTCGGCCTGGCGACCATGTGCATCGGTGTCGGCCAGGGCATCGCCATGGTCGTCGAGCGAGTCGCCTGA
- a CDS encoding TlpA family protein disulfide reductase → MSLAVVVLLITGFLVYTFAFAGNSGGVVEPGKKAPNFELPGLNGETVRLSDYRGQVVLVNFWATWCKPCQIEMPEFQAVYEKYRDNGFTILGVNQAEPPELVRPYVEEGGYSWTFALDEKGKISERYAVYGIPQSYLIDRDGKVVYMWLGIATQDSLESQLAKLGIGA, encoded by the coding sequence ATGTCCCTCGCCGTCGTCGTGCTCCTGATTACGGGTTTCCTCGTCTACACCTTCGCCTTCGCCGGCAACTCCGGCGGCGTGGTGGAGCCCGGCAAGAAGGCACCCAACTTCGAGCTTCCCGGCCTCAACGGGGAAACCGTCCGGCTCTCCGACTACCGAGGGCAGGTGGTGCTGGTCAACTTCTGGGCGACGTGGTGCAAGCCGTGCCAGATCGAGATGCCCGAGTTCCAGGCGGTCTACGAGAAGTACCGCGATAACGGATTCACGATCCTCGGCGTTAATCAAGCGGAGCCCCCAGAACTCGTGCGTCCGTACGTCGAGGAAGGGGGCTACTCGTGGACCTTCGCGCTCGACGAGAAGGGGAAGATCTCGGAGCGCTACGCGGTCTACGGGATCCCGCAGAGCTACCTGATCGATCGCGATGGCAAGGTCGTCTACATGTGGCTTGGCATCGCGACGCAGGACTCGCTCGAGAGTCAACTCGCGAAACTGGGGATTGGGGCATAG
- a CDS encoding ABC transporter substrate-binding protein, with protein MVRLTRRTLLHRGALLTGGAAASAMLARCGGGQAQQGGAPPTSTSTTDAPISVTTPTAPVESPAQAVDAVRFAWWTDVGYPNPFQVSTTGPGGAVLLTLIYDTLTWKDEEGIIPWLAERWEATPDGTEYTFWLVSGATWHDGQPLTASDAVFSFQYYRDHPYRWMAIPMVASAEEGQDDGSLRMTLTQPYAAFLEEIAGIVPIVPRHVWERVADPTTYEGEDRAIGSGPFTLAAYDSAAGAYRLKAIEGYWRGRPRVREWQQFTVPAEARVQVVQQGDADLSLSTDASVETLIADNSSLRVFATAPLSLVRLVCNTGRAPLDRREVRQAIAYALDRARIAETITRGPAIVGSAGVVPPETPWFNPSLPQYPYDPERARTLLGGEQLTIELIADTGAREPDLMAPMLAAVGITLDVKRVDAPTRTQLLSEGSFQLALTSHIGVGGDPDYLRRWYAGEEANAFAQGSIFRHDEYARLGEEAAATRDPERRREIVFRMQEILAEELPTIVLYHRRFYWVYDPRVFTPMETWGGLMNGIPFPNNKLTLIES; from the coding sequence GTGGTCCGGCTGACGCGGCGCACGCTCCTGCACCGGGGCGCCCTCCTCACCGGTGGCGCCGCGGCCTCGGCGATGCTCGCCCGCTGCGGCGGTGGTCAGGCCCAGCAGGGTGGCGCACCACCGACCAGCACCTCGACAACCGACGCGCCTATCTCGGTCACCACGCCCACCGCACCCGTCGAATCCCCGGCGCAGGCGGTGGACGCCGTGCGCTTCGCCTGGTGGACCGACGTCGGTTATCCGAACCCCTTTCAGGTTTCCACAACCGGGCCAGGGGGTGCTGTCCTGCTGACGCTCATTTACGACACGCTCACCTGGAAGGACGAAGAGGGCATCATCCCGTGGCTCGCCGAGCGCTGGGAAGCCACTCCCGACGGGACGGAGTACACCTTCTGGCTTGTGTCCGGAGCCACCTGGCATGACGGGCAGCCGCTAACCGCGTCCGACGCCGTCTTCTCCTTCCAGTACTACCGCGATCACCCGTACCGCTGGATGGCGATCCCGATGGTCGCCTCCGCGGAGGAGGGACAGGACGACGGCTCCCTGCGTATGACCCTCACGCAGCCCTACGCGGCCTTCCTGGAGGAGATCGCCGGGATCGTCCCCATCGTGCCGCGCCATGTCTGGGAGAGGGTGGCAGACCCGACCACCTACGAGGGGGAGGATCGCGCCATCGGAAGCGGGCCCTTCACATTGGCCGCCTACGATTCGGCGGCCGGTGCCTATCGCCTGAAGGCCATCGAGGGGTACTGGCGAGGCCGCCCACGCGTCCGCGAGTGGCAGCAGTTCACCGTCCCGGCCGAGGCCCGGGTTCAGGTCGTGCAGCAGGGAGACGCCGACCTGTCCTTGAGCACCGACGCCTCGGTCGAAACTCTCATTGCTGACAACTCGTCCCTCCGCGTCTTCGCGACGGCGCCCCTCTCGCTGGTCCGCCTCGTCTGCAACACCGGGCGAGCGCCGTTGGACCGGCGGGAGGTGCGGCAGGCCATCGCCTACGCGCTCGACCGCGCCCGCATCGCGGAGACGATCACCCGCGGGCCGGCCATCGTCGGCAGTGCCGGGGTTGTGCCACCGGAGACGCCCTGGTTCAACCCGTCGCTGCCGCAGTACCCGTACGACCCGGAGCGTGCCCGCACGCTGCTCGGCGGCGAACAGCTCACTATCGAGTTGATTGCCGACACCGGCGCGCGCGAGCCCGACCTCATGGCACCGATGCTGGCCGCCGTGGGCATTACCCTCGACGTCAAGCGGGTTGACGCCCCGACACGCACCCAATTGCTGTCGGAGGGCAGCTTCCAGCTTGCCCTCACCAGCCACATCGGCGTCGGTGGCGATCCCGACTACCTGCGGCGCTGGTACGCGGGCGAGGAGGCCAACGCCTTCGCCCAGGGCTCGATCTTCCGCCACGACGAGTACGCGCGCCTCGGCGAGGAGGCTGCGGCCACGCGCGACCCCGAGCGGCGCCGTGAGATCGTCTTCCGCATGCAGGAGATCCTGGCCGAGGAGCTGCCGACCATCGTCCTCTATCACCGGCGCTTCTACTGGGTCTACGACCCGCGCGTCTTCACGCCGATGG
- a CDS encoding phenylacetic acid degradation protein PaaB produces the protein MQIYEVFRQEREGEPMVHVGNVQAPGDDLARQYAREVYSRRGEATRLWLVPRAAIEEIGDAYFLRPPIERSYRMGEAYRVTVQKRRQLAQEGAHES, from the coding sequence ATGCAGATCTACGAGGTCTTTCGCCAGGAGCGCGAGGGGGAGCCGATGGTCCACGTCGGGAACGTCCAGGCGCCCGGCGACGATCTGGCTCGACAGTACGCTCGCGAGGTCTACTCGCGCCGCGGGGAGGCGACGCGGCTCTGGCTGGTGCCTCGCGCGGCCATCGAGGAGATCGGTGACGCCTACTTCCTCCGGCCGCCGATCGAACGGTCCTACCGCATGGGCGAGGCGTACCGCGTGACCGTGCAGAAGCGGCGGCAACTGGCGCAGGAGGGCGCACATGAGAGCTGA
- a CDS encoding NAD(P)/FAD-dependent oxidoreductase, translating into MGVADTRDIYDVTIIGGGPVGLFAAFYAGMRGMRTKIVDSLDELGGQLIAVYPEKYIYDVAGFPKILAKDYVAGAVEQGLSTGAVTALGEEVRALERFEDERLFRLVTNKAEHWTRTVIICAGVGAFEPKRLTAPGVAEFEGRGVHYFVRGLDQFRDKDVVIVGGGDSAVDWALTLEPMARSVTVIHRSKFRAHEKSVRDLEASSVKLHYPFYEVLEVRGNHHLEEVHFHHTRTGERHVIPAQEMIIAIGFSGRLGPLAEWGLEIERNSIVVDPITMETNIPGVFGAGDIVTYPAKFKLIATGVAEAVSAVNHAMVYIDPSARLDPGHSTNIMEKKARAAAAAASAEE; encoded by the coding sequence GTGGGAGTGGCCGATACGCGCGATATCTACGACGTGACCATCATCGGGGGCGGGCCGGTCGGCCTGTTCGCCGCGTTCTACGCCGGCATGCGTGGCATGCGCACCAAGATCGTCGACTCGCTCGACGAGCTCGGCGGCCAGCTCATCGCGGTCTACCCGGAGAAGTACATCTACGATGTGGCCGGCTTCCCCAAGATCCTGGCCAAGGACTACGTAGCCGGTGCGGTCGAGCAAGGCCTCTCCACCGGCGCCGTCACCGCACTGGGTGAAGAGGTTCGCGCACTGGAGCGGTTCGAGGACGAGCGGCTGTTCCGCCTCGTGACCAACAAGGCCGAGCATTGGACGCGGACCGTCATCATCTGCGCCGGCGTCGGCGCGTTCGAGCCGAAGCGCCTGACCGCCCCCGGCGTGGCCGAGTTTGAGGGGCGTGGCGTCCACTACTTCGTCCGGGGCCTCGACCAGTTCCGCGACAAGGACGTCGTCATCGTCGGCGGTGGCGACTCGGCGGTCGACTGGGCGTTGACGCTGGAGCCGATGGCGCGCAGCGTCACGGTGATTCACCGCAGCAAGTTCCGCGCGCACGAGAAGTCGGTGCGTGATCTGGAAGCCTCGTCGGTCAAGCTCCACTACCCCTTCTACGAGGTGCTCGAGGTCCGCGGCAACCACCACCTGGAGGAGGTCCACTTCCACCACACGCGAACCGGCGAGCGACACGTGATCCCGGCCCAGGAGATGATCATTGCTATCGGCTTCTCGGGACGGCTCGGCCCGCTCGCCGAGTGGGGTCTGGAGATCGAGCGCAACAGCATCGTGGTCGACCCGATCACGATGGAGACGAACATCCCGGGAGTCTTCGGTGCGGGCGATATCGTGACCTACCCGGCCAAGTTCAAGCTGATCGCGACCGGCGTGGCCGAGGCGGTCAGCGCGGTGAACCACGCGATGGTCTACATCGACCCCTCCGCCCGGCTCGACCCCGGTCACTCGACCAACATCATGGAGAAGAAGGCCCGGGCCGCCGCGGCGGCAGCGAGCGCGGAGGAGTAG
- a CDS encoding TetR/AcrR family transcriptional regulator, translating to MDRRTEIMTAAGRLFSEAGYHVTSMRDLARAVNLQGGSLYAHIASKEEILFEIVSHAADLFLAGAAAVPPDLPPAERVARLVEAHLAVIAREIGNATVFFHEWRFLSPERKAQIQERRDAYEAYFTRAIADGVETGVFRVEDPRLATLFVLSALNWTYQWYDPAGPIPPDEFARQYAAMVLGALGADGPLTPGPSPRVGEGRSTEHAGGAA from the coding sequence ATGGATCGGCGGACCGAGATCATGACCGCGGCCGGCCGGCTGTTCAGCGAAGCCGGCTACCACGTCACCTCGATGCGCGACCTGGCGAGAGCCGTCAACCTCCAGGGTGGCAGCCTTTACGCCCACATCGCGTCGAAAGAGGAGATCCTCTTCGAGATCGTTTCCCACGCGGCGGATCTCTTCCTGGCCGGTGCCGCGGCGGTCCCGCCGGACCTGCCGCCCGCGGAGCGCGTGGCCCGGCTGGTCGAGGCACACCTTGCGGTCATCGCCCGGGAGATCGGCAACGCCACCGTCTTTTTCCACGAGTGGCGCTTCCTCTCGCCGGAGCGCAAGGCGCAGATCCAGGAGCGGCGTGACGCCTACGAGGCGTACTTCACCCGGGCGATCGCGGACGGCGTGGAAACCGGCGTCTTCCGGGTTGAAGACCCGAGGCTGGCGACGCTGTTTGTCCTCTCGGCGTTGAACTGGACCTATCAGTGGTACGACCCGGCCGGGCCGATCCCGCCGGATGAATTCGCGCGCCAGTACGCCGCGATGGTGCTGGGCGCATTGGGAGCGGATGGCCCCCTCACCCCCGGCCCCTCTCCCCGGGTGGGAGAGGGGAGGAGTACGGAGCACGCTGGAGGTGCGGCATGA
- a CDS encoding L,D-transpeptidase family protein translates to MVAAVYAQPVPSDAAQRNILPTPTPEVPAAAASPTSTPTPTPTPTPTLTPTPTPTPEPTPTPTPTPEPTPTPTPTTGLAGPGWAEAIRTPDGAMMGRVTTGSLNIRSAPRLDADVVDTTYAGHTLAIYEEVQGDDVEGNTVWYRLGGERYVSAAYVEPFVADAPPEIFDGHWVDVNLSTFYAVVYDGDTPVYAAIITAGRDGRTPLGIFQIERRVRNETMDSATVGIPEGHPEYYYLENVQFTQYFKAGGYAIHQNWWTPPWQFGGYGSNGCIGLLLHDAEFFWNFLDFGSIVHIHY, encoded by the coding sequence ATGGTCGCGGCAGTCTATGCGCAACCGGTGCCCAGCGACGCGGCTCAGCGAAACATCCTCCCGACGCCAACGCCAGAGGTACCAGCCGCCGCGGCCAGCCCGACCAGCACGCCAACGCCGACCCCGACGCCAACGCCGACCCTGACGCCAACGCCCACTCCGACTCCGGAGCCGACACCGACTCCGACACCGACCCCGGAGCCGACACCAACGCCGACCCCAACGACCGGGCTCGCCGGTCCCGGCTGGGCTGAAGCGATCCGGACACCGGACGGCGCCATGATGGGCAGGGTGACGACCGGGAGCCTGAATATCCGCTCCGCGCCGCGCCTCGACGCCGATGTGGTCGATACGACGTACGCCGGCCACACGCTCGCCATCTACGAAGAAGTCCAGGGCGACGACGTGGAGGGGAATACTGTCTGGTACCGGCTCGGAGGGGAGCGGTACGTCTCGGCTGCGTATGTCGAGCCGTTCGTGGCCGATGCACCCCCGGAGATCTTCGACGGCCACTGGGTGGACGTGAACCTGAGCACGTTCTACGCGGTGGTCTACGACGGCGACACGCCGGTCTACGCCGCCATTATCACCGCCGGGCGCGACGGCAGGACGCCGCTGGGCATCTTCCAGATCGAGCGCCGGGTGCGCAATGAAACAATGGACTCGGCCACGGTCGGCATCCCCGAGGGCCATCCCGAGTACTATTACCTGGAGAACGTCCAGTTCACTCAATACTTCAAGGCGGGCGGTTACGCAATACACCAGAACTGGTGGACTCCGCCGTGGCAGTTCGGCGGTTACGGGAGCAATGGCTGCATCGGCCTGCTCCTGCATGATGCCGAGTTCTTCTGGAACTTCCTCGACTTCGGCTCGATCGTGCACATCCACTACTAG
- the paaC gene encoding 1,2-phenylacetyl-CoA epoxidase subunit PaaC: MRAEVTSALGRYLLTVADDELILGYRDSEWTGIAPLVEEDVAFSSLAQDEIGHARLYYMLAADLLESDADHLALGRGPDDYYHASVLETRTTPKYDSSGAHRGGGDWARAVARRFLYDLFDDLRTDALVSSSYAPLAGAVQKIRREEQYHLRHGAAWWRALASAEGEARERLEGALLALWPGLLGLFEDAPGEDLLVAEGLLSRRTSDLRDAWLERVQDHCAAVGIRFPAERTAAGWSIAVSPEAGGRQGRHGPAWAELYDEMTMVRRLEPEAVW, encoded by the coding sequence ATGAGAGCTGAGGTGACGTCGGCGTTGGGGCGCTACCTGCTCACCGTGGCCGACGATGAGTTGATCCTGGGCTATCGGGACTCGGAGTGGACCGGGATCGCGCCGCTGGTCGAGGAGGACGTCGCCTTCAGCTCCCTGGCCCAGGACGAAATCGGGCACGCGCGGCTCTACTACATGCTGGCGGCCGACCTGCTGGAGTCAGACGCCGACCACCTGGCGCTCGGGCGTGGGCCCGACGACTACTACCACGCGAGCGTGCTGGAGACGCGCACCACCCCGAAGTACGACTCGTCCGGTGCGCATCGCGGCGGTGGGGACTGGGCGCGCGCCGTGGCCAGGCGATTCCTGTACGACCTGTTCGACGACCTGCGCACCGACGCGCTGGTGAGTTCCAGCTACGCCCCGCTGGCCGGGGCGGTGCAGAAGATCCGGCGGGAGGAGCAGTACCACCTGCGGCACGGTGCGGCGTGGTGGCGGGCGCTCGCCAGTGCCGAGGGTGAGGCGCGCGAGCGGCTGGAAGGGGCGCTGCTCGCGCTCTGGCCGGGCCTGCTCGGGTTGTTCGAAGACGCTCCGGGGGAGGATCTACTGGTGGCCGAGGGCCTGTTGTCACGTCGCACCTCGGACCTGCGCGATGCCTGGCTGGAGCGAGTGCAGGACCACTGCGCTGCCGTGGGAATCCGCTTCCCGGCGGAGCGGACGGCCGCCGGCTGGTCCATCGCCGTGTCACCCGAAGCGGGCGGGCGCCAGGGGCGCCACGGGCCGGCGTGGGCCGAACTCTACGACGAGATGACCATGGTGCGTCGCCTGGAGCCGGAGGCCGTCTGGTAG